One Brassica napus cultivar Da-Ae chromosome A1, Da-Ae, whole genome shotgun sequence genomic region harbors:
- the LOC106438593 gene encoding protein LAZ1-like, whose translation MDISSTTRLLTYSAPAWASFMAGAFLILTLSLSMYLVFDHLSTYKNPEEQMFLIGVILMVPCYSIESFASLVNPSISVDCGILRDCYESFAMYCFGRYLVACLGGEDRTIEFMQREGRKSFKTPLLVDHTDDKGIIKHPFPMNLFLKPWRLSHWFYQVVKFGIVQYMIIKSLTALTALILEAFGVYCEGEFKWSCGYPYLAVVLNFSQSWALYCLVQFYGATKDELAHIKPLAKFLTFKSIVFLTWWQGVAIALLSSLGLFKSSIAQSLQLKTSVQDFIICIEMGIASVVHLYVFPAKPYGLLGDRFTGSVSVLGDYASVDCPIDPDEIRDSERRTKVRLPHPDVDIRSCMTIKESMRDVFVGGGEYIVKDVRFTVTQAVEPMEKSITKFNEKLHKISQNIKKHDKDKRRVKDDSCMSSSSSGRVIRGIDDPLLNGSFSDSGVTRTKKHRRKSGYTSGGSGGESSSDQAYSGFEVRGRRWITKD comes from the exons ATGGATATATCATCAACAACGCGGCTCCTAACTTACTCGGCTCCCGCTTGGGCAAGCTTTATGGCCGGTGCTTTTTTGATCCTCACCCTCTCCCTTTCCATGTATCTTGTCTTCGATCACCTTTCTACTTACAAGAACCCTGAG gAGCAAATGTTTTTGATTGGAGTCATCCTCATGGTCCCTTGCTATTCAATTGAGTCT TTTGCATCACTTGTCAACCCATCCATCAGCGTTGATTGTGGTATTCTACGTGATTGCTATGAATCCTTTGCCATGTACTGTTTTGGTCGATACCTTGTGGCCTGCTTGG GTGGGGAAGATAGGACCATTGAGTTTATGCAAAGAGAAGGCCGCAAGAGCTTCAAGACTCCCCTCTTAGTAGATCACACTGATGATAAGGGAATCATTAAACATCCTTTCCCTATGAATCTTTTCTTAAAACCCTGGAGGCTCAGTCACTGGTTCTATCAAGTTGTTAAGTTTGGTATTGTTCAATAT ATGATTATAAAGTCTCTCACTGCCCTCACTGCTCTGATTCTTGAAGCCTTCGGTGTGTACTGCGAAGGAGAGTTTAAATGGAGTTGTGG GTACCCTTACTTGGCAGTTGTTCTAAATTTTAGCCAGTCATGGGCATTATATTGTCTGGTTCAGTTCTATGGTGCAACAAAAGATGAGCTTGCCCACATAAAGCCCCTTGCCAAGTTTCTAACATTCAAGTCAATCGTGTTCTTGACTTGGTGGCAAGGAGTTGCCATCGCTCTTCTCTCTTCCCTCGGTTTGTTCAAAAGTTCCATTGCACAGAGCTTGCAGCTGAAGACTAGTgttcaagatttcatcatttgCATTGAG ATGGGTATTGCTTCGGTTGTTCACCTGTATGTCTTCCCAGCAAAACCCTACGGTCTACTGGGAGATCGCTTTACTGGATCGGTATCAGTTCTGGGGGACTATGCATCGGTCGACTGTCCTATTGATCCCGATGAGATTAGAGACAGTGAGAGACGAACGAAGGTCCGCCTGCCACATCCTGACGTTGATATCAGAAGTTGTATGACCATCAAAGAAAGCATGAGAGATGTGTTCGTTGGTGGAGGTGAATAC ATTGTGAAAGACGTGAGGTTCACAGTGACTCAAGCAGTAGAGCCTATGGAGAAGAGCATAACAAAGTTCAATGAGAAACTGCACAAGATCTCGCAGAACATAAAGAAACACGATAAGGACAAGAGAAGAGTAAAAGATGACAGTTGCATGTCATCATCATCTAGTGGGCGAGTGATTCGCGGGATCGATGATCCGCTTTTGAATGGGAGTTTTAGTGACAGTGGAGTCACAAGGACTAAGAAGCACAGGCGAAAGTCAGGGTACACGAGTGGGGGAAGCGGGGGAGAGAGCAGTAGTGATCAAGCTTATAGTGGATTTGAAGTAAGGGGTCGGAGATGGATCACAAAAGATTAA
- the LOC106438617 gene encoding aminoacylase-1B-like produces MSRLLLAQVVLALCILSAAADDGEAIVSRFQEYLRIDTVQPKPDYYKAVDFLNSQAKSLSLESQTNEFVKGKPHLLLKWVGSDPTLPAILLNSHTDVVPFEESKWTHHPLHAHMDNQGDIYARGSQDMKCVGMQYLEAIRKLQASGFHPVRSVYLSFVPDEEIGGHDGAEKFVESHLFKSLNVGIVLDEGLPSPSKSYRVFYGERSPWWLVIKAKGPPGHGAKLYDNSAIENLLKSIESIRLFRASQFDLLKAGGTAEGDVVSVNMAFLKAGTPSPTGFVMNLQPSEAEAGFDIRIPPSVDSEALERRLVEEWAPAARNMSVEFKQKHSGEPLLTAADDSNPWWRLLENAVKEAGGKTSKPEIFPASTDARYFRMAGVPAFGFSPISNTPSLLHDHNEYLSRAEYLKGIDVYVSIIKAYASYEIKSDSRDEL; encoded by the exons ATGAGTCGTCTTCTCCTTGCTCAAGTTGTTCTTGCTCTATGCATCCTTTCTGCGGCTGCTGACGACGGGGAGGCTATAGTCTCCAGATTCCAGGAGTATCTCCGAATCGACACGGTTCAGCCAAAACCCGATTACTACAAAGCCGTTGACTTTTTAAACTCTCAGGCGAAGTCGCTGTCACTCGAATCTCAGACGAACGAGTTCGTTAAGGGAAAGCCGCATCTTCTCCTCAAATGGGTAGGCTCTGACCCAACCCTGCCTGCCATTCTCCTCAACTCCCACACCGATGTCGTTCCCTTCGAGGAATCCAAGTGGACACACCACCCGCTCCACGCTCACATGGACAACCAAGGAGACATTTATGCCAGAGGTTCGCAGGACATGAAGTGCGTTGGGATGCAGTACCTCGAGGCCATACGCAAGCTCCAGGCTTCTGGCTTCCACCCAGTCCGATCCGTCTATCTCTCCTTCGTCCCCGATGAAGAGATCGGCGGCCACGATGGAGCCGAGAAGTTCGTTGAATCCCACCTCTTCAAGAGCCTGAACGTCGGAATCGTGCTCGACGAAG GTCTGCCATCGCCTAGTAAGAGTTACAGAGTATTCTATGGAGAGAGGAGTCCCTGGTGGCTTGTGATTAAGGCTAAAGGACCCCCTGGCCACGGTGCCAAGCTCTATGACAACTCTGCTATTGAGAATCTCCTCAAAAGCATTGAGAGTATTCGTCTATTCAGAGCTTCCCAATTCGATCTGCTCAAAGCTGGTGGCACTGCTGAAGGCGATGTGGTCTCCGTTAACATGGCCTTCCTCAAGGCTGGCACTCCCTCCCCAACG gGTTTCGTGATGAATCTGCAACCGTCTGAGGCAGAAGCTGGTTTCGACATTCGTATCCCACCCAGCGTTGATTCTGAAGCACTCGAAAGGCGTTTGGTGGAGGAATGGGCACCCGCGGCACGCAACATGTCCGTTGAG TTCAAGCAGAAGCATTCGGGGGAACCGCTCCTTACAGCAGCAGATGATTCAAATCCTTGGTGGAGGCTCTTGGAAAATGCTGTCAAGGAAGCTGGAGGTAAAACTAGTAAGCCTGAGATTTTCCCTGCATCAACAGATGCTCGCTACTTCCGGATGGCTGGCGTTCCCGCCTTTGGGTTCTCTCCCATTTCAAACACCCCGAGTTTGCTTCATGACCACAATGAG TATTTGAGTAGAGCTGAGTATTTGAAGGGGATTGACGTGTATGTTTCAATAATCAAAGCTTATGCATCATATGAAATCAAGAGTGATTCACGAGATGAGTTATAA